One Alnus glutinosa chromosome 3, dhAlnGlut1.1, whole genome shotgun sequence genomic region harbors:
- the LOC133862876 gene encoding protein MODIFIED TRANSPORT TO THE VACUOLE 1 has product MDSSRRAVESYWRSRMIDGATSDEDKVAPVYKLEEICELLRSSHVSIVKEVSEFILKRLEHKSPIVKQKALRLIKYAVGKSGVEFRREMQRHSVAIRQLFHYKGQLDPLKGDALNKTVRDTAQETISAIFSAENDKPAPAEDLNKRIQGFGNTNFEIPSEEKKSFLSEVVGLGSASIKQGLSNFTQGHLSKKNENGSYRSPNLRRSLTIESEYADRYEPVDYRNETQGSFGISKNVASGPWNQDSIVNKMEITNGDSGSSHKESKTREERLLETIVTSGGVRLQPTRDAIRVFLVEAAKLDVVALSHALESKLQSPQWQVRMKAVCVLESILRKKDDDHFSTVESYFSENKDAVVRCSESPQASLREKANKVLSLLGGEQADNMANTEKTVKVETTTVVQMPDLIDTGDSDESTKDQSDQNLTNLSIPALLIDDLFGDGLGTGVSTSEPKNDDDPFADVSFHAGDGEEHAGDLFSGMTVDKQGANEIHMAGKTNGTELLDIFGSNLELPQEQEISKKDVNDLMSGLSINENASNMQQKGTSVRAFSETLLSDSNGHPSHQVTNDALSGMFSSQTAVPNANAMFPFGAMPYNIPPGFMFNPALSSQPMNYAAMGGLFAQQQLLAKMSELQHLGDMNAQNAGVGHFSGTDVAYSSALPDIFKSNFSTQTPSSLMNSSKKEETRAFDFISDHLSAARDQKRVL; this is encoded by the exons ATGGATTCGAGCCGGAGAGCGGTGGAGTCATACTGGAGGTCTCGGATGATCGACGGTGCCACGTCGGACGAGGACAAGGTCGCGCCGGTGTATAAGTTGGAGGAGATCTGCGAGCTCCTGCGATCGTCGCATGTCAGTATTGTGAAGGAGGTCTCGGAGTTTATTCTGAAGCGGCTTGAGCACAAGAGTCCGATTGTTAAACAGAAG GCTCTGAGGTTGATAAAATACGCAGTGGGGAAATCTGGTGTGGAGTTCAGGAGAGAAATGCAGAGACATTCAGTGGCTATTCGCCAGTTATTTCACTACAAGGGACAGTTGGATCCTTTGAAAGGGGATGCACTTAATAAGACTGTGCGGGACACTGCTCAAGAAACTATATCTGCTATTTTTTCTGCGGAGAATGATAAGCCAGCTCCTGCTGAAGATCTTAACAAAAGAATACaggggtttggaaatacaaACTTCGAAATTCCatcggaagaaaaaaaatcatttcttagTGAGGTAGTAGGTCTTGGAAGTGCATCTATCAAGCAGGGACTTAGTAATTTCACGCAAGGTCATCTAtcaaaaaagaatgaaaatggaAGTTACAGGAGTCCAAATCTTCGGAGGTCATTGACTATAGAATCCGAGTATGCAGATAGATACGAACCTGTTGATTATCGGAATGAGACTCAGGGTAGTTTTGGGATTTCAAAGAATGTGGCTAGTGGACCTTGGAACCAGGATTCAATAGTAAATAAGATGGAAATAACCAATGGGGATTCCGGTTCAAGTCATAAAGAAAGTAAGACTCGCGAAGAGAGGTTATTGGAGACCATTGTAACATCAGGTGGTGTACGTCTACAACCTACTCGGGATGCTATTCGGGTTTTTCTTGTGGAGGCTGCAAAGTTGGATGTTGTGGCTTTAAGTCATGCCCTTGAGTCAAAGCTCCAATCTCCCCAGTGGCAG GTTCGCATGAAAGCTGTCTGTGTCCTTGAGTCAATACTGAGGAAAAAGGATGATGACCATTTTTCCACAGTAGAATCTTATTTCAGTGAAAATAAAGATGCAGTTGTGAGATGTTCCGAGTCTCCTCAAGCTTCTCTGAGGGAAAAGGCTAACAAg GTTTTAAGCCTTTTGGGTGGAGAACAAGCAGACAACATGGCAAATACAGAAAAGACTGTGAAGGTTGAGACAACTACTGTTGTTCAAATGCCTGACTTAATAGACACCGGTGACTCAGATGAGTCAACAAAGGATCAAAGTGATCAAAATCTCACCAATCTGTCAATTCCAGCCCTTCTGATTGATGATTTATTTGGAGATGGTCTAGGGACTGGTGTAAGCACTAGTGAACCAAAAAATGATGATGACCCCTTTGCAGATGTGTCATTTCATGCTGGTGATGGTGAGGAACATGCAGGTGACCTCTTTTCTGGGATGACTGTTGATAAACAGGGTGCTAATGAAATTCATATGGCAGGGAAGACAAATGGAACTGAACTATTAGATATTTTTGGGTCCAATCTTGAACTTCCTCAGGAgcaagaaatttcaaaaaaagatGTTAATGATTTGATGTCAGGTTTGTCCATTAATGAAAACGCCTCAAACATGCAGCAGAAAGGAACCTCTGTCAGAGCTTTTTCTGAAACTCTGCTCTCAGATTCAAATGGTCATCCTAGCCATCAGGTTACTAATGACGCTTTGAGTGGCATGTTTAGTTCTCAAACGGCTGTGCCAAATGCAAATGCTATGTTTCCCTTTGGTGCTATGCCATACAATATACCTCCGGGCTTCATGTTCAACCCTGCTCTTTCTTCTCAGCCAATGAATTATGCTGCCATGGGTGGTCTCTTTGCTCAGCAGCAATTGCTAGCAAAAATGTCTGAACTCCAACACCTTGGGGACATGAATGCCCAAAATGCTGGTGTCGGTCATTTTAGTGGAACTGATGTAGCATATTCTTCAGCTCTTCCAGATATATTCAAATCAAACTTTTCAACTCAAACTCCTAGTTCATTGATGAATAGTTCAAAGAAAGAGGAAACCAGAGCATTTGACTTTATCTCG